A part of Rattus rattus isolate New Zealand chromosome 6, Rrattus_CSIRO_v1, whole genome shotgun sequence genomic DNA contains:
- the LOC116902923 gene encoding hyaluronidase PH-20 has translation MGELQFKCLFWRSFAESGGTFQTVLIFLFIPYSLTVDYRAAPILSDTTFVWVWNVPTEACVGNVTEPIDLSFFSLIGSPRKTAIGQPVTLFYVDRLGNYPHIDAQQREHHGGIPQKGNLKNHLVKAKQDVERYIPTDKLGLAIIDWEEWRPTWLRNWTPKDIYRNKSIELVQKAVPAINITEATVRAKAQFEGAAKQFMEGTLKLGKHIRPKHLWGYYLFPDCYNNKFEVDNYDGQCPDVEKKRNDDLDWLWKESTGLYPSVYLKKDLKSSRKATLYVRYRVLESVRVSKVSDETNPVPIFVYIRLVFTDQVSEYLLEDDLVNTIGEIVAQGTSGIIIWDAMSLAQRSAGCPILRQYMKTTLNPYILNVTLAAKMCSQTLCKEKGMCSRKTESSDAYLHLDPSSFSINVTEDGKYEVLGRPELRDLNYFSEHFNCSCFSNTTCEETSDMRSIQDVNVCMGDNVCINATVGPNSAFYLLPGKGLLLMTTLAHILLHLPHDIFVFPWKMLVSTP, from the exons ATGGGAGAGTTGCAATTTAAGTGCCTCTTTTGGAGGAGCTTTGCTGAGTCTGGGGGCACATTCCAAACAGTGttaatctttcttttcattccataTTCCTTGACTGTGGATTATAGGGCAGCACCAATTCTGTCAGATACAACTTTCGTTTGGGTCTGGAATGTTCCAACTGAAGCTTGTGTAGGAAACGTTACTGAACCAATAGATCTGAGCTTCTTCTCTTTAATCGGAAGCCCCCGGAAAACTGCCATAGGGCAGCCTGTCACATTATTTTATGTTGATCGACTTGGTAACTATCCTCACATAGATGCACAGCAAAGAGAACATCATGGAGGAATACCTCAGAAGGGgaatttgaaaaatcatttggTGAAAGCTAAGCAAGACGTAGAGCGTTACATACCAACAGACAAACTGGGTTTAGCTATCATTGACTGGGAAGAATGGAGGCCTACCTGGTTGAGAAACTGGACACCTAAGGATATTTACAGGAATAAGTCTATTGAATTGGTCCAGAAAGCTGTTCCAGCAATTAATATCACAGAAGCTACTGTGAGAGCCAAAGCACAATTTGAAGGGGCAGCTAAACAGTTTATGGAAGGGACTTTAAAATTGGGGAAACATATTCGACCAAAGCACTTATGGGGTTATTATCTATTTCCTGATTGTTATAACAATAAATTTGAAGTCGATAACTATGATGGCCAATGCCCTGATGTGGAAAAGAAACGAAATGATGATCTTGACTGGCTATGGAAAGAAAGCACGGGCCTTTACCCATCTGTCTATTTGAAGAAAGACTTGAAGTCGAGTCGAAAAGCAACCCTTTATGTCCGCTACCGAGTTTTAGAATCTGTCAGAGTGTCCAAAGTTTCGGATGAAACGAATCCAGTTCCAATTTTTGTCTATATCCGTCTTGTTTTCACTGATCAAGTCTCTGAATACCTTCTAGAG GATGATCTTGTGAATACAATTGGTGAAATTGTTGCCCAGGGTACCTCTGGAATTATAATATGGGATGCTATGTCTTTAGCACAACGTTCG GCAGGTTGCCCAATCCTACGTCAATACATGAAGACAACCCTGAATCCATACATACTCAATGTCACCCTAGCAGCCAAAATGTGCAGTCAAACACTTTGTAAGGAGAAAGGCATGTGTTCGAGAAAAACAGAAAGTTCAGATGCATATCTTCACTTGGATCCAAGTAGTTTTTCTATTAatgtaacagaagatggaaagtatGAAGTTCTTGGCAGGCCCGAGCTTAGAGACTTGAACTACTTTTCTGAACATTTTAACTGCAGCTGTTTTAGCAACACGACATGTGAGGAGACATCTGATATGCGAAGTATACAagatgtgaatgtgtgcatgggtgACAATGTTTGTATAAACGCCACGGTAGGACCCAACTCAGCATTCTACCTCCTACCTGGCAAAGGCCTCCTCCTTATGACAACACTTGCTCACATCTTGCTCCATCTACCacatgatatttttgtttttccgtGGAAGATGCTAGTCAGTACTCCTTAG